A DNA window from Engystomops pustulosus chromosome 6, aEngPut4.maternal, whole genome shotgun sequence contains the following coding sequences:
- the PGAP3 gene encoding post-GPI attachment to proteins factor 3 isoform X2, which translates to MNNALLVNSGWICLDDCRYHCMWDTVSLYLKEGYAVPQFHGKWPFSRFLFFQEPASALASFLNGVANLMMLRRYRSSVPTSCPMYQTCLNFAIVSINAWFWSTIFHTRDTAITEKMDYFCASAVILHSTYLCCVRTLGLRYPSVASAFGALLVLLFACHVSYLTLGRFDYSYNMLANASFGMVNLVWWLVWCLRRHSHQPYLWKCVLVVVLLQSLALLELLDFPPVFWVLDAHALWHFSTIPLNILFYSFLKDDSLYLLKVNSVHKLD; encoded by the exons GATGGATTTGCTTGGATGACTGCAGATATCATTGTATGTGGGACACTGTATCCCTGTATCTCAAAGAAGGCTATGCTGTGCCCCAGTTTCATGGCAAG TGGCCGTTCTCCCGATTCCTGTTCTTTCAAGAGCCAGCATCGgccctggcctccttccttaatgGGGTGGCAAATCTGATGATGCTAAGGCGTTATCGATCCTCTGTTCCCACTTCGTGCCCAATGTACCAAACATGCCTCAATTTTGCAATC GTTTCCATAAATGCCTGGTTCTGGTCCACAATTTTCCACACCAGGGACACTGCAATTACCGAG AAAATGGACTACTTCTGTGCCTCGGCAGTCATTTTGCACTCCACCTACCTTTGCTGTGTGAG GACTCTGGGTCTTCGGTATCCATCTGTTGCCAGTGCTTTTGGTGCTCTTCTGGTCCTTTTATTTGCGTGCCATGTGTCTTACTTAACCCTCGGGCGCTTTGACTACAGTTACAACATGCTAGCAAATGCTAGCTTTG GCATGGTTAACCTAGTATGGTGGCTTGTGTGGTGCCTGAGAAGACATTCTCATCAACCATACCTCTGGAAATGTGTCCTGGTTGTTGTCCTATTACAAAGCCTGGCGCTTCTGGAATTGCTGGATTTCCCACCTGTCTTTTGGGTACTGGATGCCCATGCCCTCTGGCACTTCAGCACCATCCCTCTAAACATACTTTTCTACAG TTTCTTGAAGGACGACAGCTTATACCTCTTGAAGGTGAACTCTGTACACAAACTGGACTAG
- the PNMT gene encoding phenylethanolamine N-methyltransferase isoform X2, whose protein sequence is MSSIKAVAESYQLFNPRAYLQNNYVPPRADFSSEDSVMCWKLRRLHETCAKGEIKGRTLVDIGSGPTIYQLLSAFEHFQEVIMTDYLEVNRQELKMWLSNEPGAFDWSPYFKHVCKLEGKGEPWKDKQKRLREHVSRVIPVDVHQPRPLGGELLSGSVDCLVSSFCLEACSPNLEAFQKALEHVIGLLKPKGHFLWIGALEESYYLAGEARLNVVPVTEDIVKKALHTAKCVVREFSTYSMTPSMKVGVDDVSGIFFVWAQKDDPK, encoded by the exons ATGAGCAGCATCAAGGCAGTCGCTGAATCCTACCAGTTATTCAACCCCAGAGCTTACTTACAGAATAACTATGTGCCCCCCCGGGCAGACTTTTCAAGTGAGGACAGCGTCATGTGCTGGAAACTGCGCCGACTTCATGAGACTTGTGCCAAAG GTGAGATAAAAGGACGTACCCTGGTTGACATTGGCTCCGGTCCTACAATATACCAGTTGTTGAGCGCCTTTGAGCATTTTCAGGAGGTGATTATGACGGACTATTTGGAGGTGAATCGCCAAGAACTGAAGATGTGGCTAAGTAATGAACCAGGGGCGTTTGACTGGAGTCCCTACTTCAAACATGTCTGTAAGCTTGAGGGTAAAGG AGAGCCCTGGAAAGATAAGCAGAAACGACTTCGGGAACATGTCTCACGGGTGATCCCAGTGGATGTCCACCAGCCTCGTCCTCTAGGAGGAGAACTGCTCAGTGGGTCAGTCGACTGCTTGGTATCTTCTTTCTGTCTTGAGGCTTGCAGTCCCAACCTTGAGGCTTTTCAAAAGGCACTTGAACATGTTATTGGGCTCCTGAAGCCCAAGGGACACTTTTTATGGATAGGGGCTTTAGAGGAGTCCTACTACTTAGCTGGTGAAGCTCGCTTGAATGTCGTACCTGTCACCGAAGACATCGTGAAGAAGGCACTGCACACGGCAAAGTGCGTTGTTAGGGAATTTTCCACCTATTCCATGACGCCTAGTATGAAAGTTGGTGTAGATGATGTAAGTGGGATATTTTTTGTTTGGGCTCAAAAAGATGATCCTAAGTGA
- the PNMT gene encoding phenylethanolamine N-methyltransferase isoform X1: MEVLREWERLHGEIKGRTLVDIGSGPTIYQLLSAFEHFQEVIMTDYLEVNRQELKMWLSNEPGAFDWSPYFKHVCKLEGKGEPWKDKQKRLREHVSRVIPVDVHQPRPLGGELLSGSVDCLVSSFCLEACSPNLEAFQKALEHVIGLLKPKGHFLWIGALEESYYLAGEARLNVVPVTEDIVKKALHTAKCVVREFSTYSMTPSMKVGVDDVSGIFFVWAQKDDPK, encoded by the exons GTGAGATAAAAGGACGTACCCTGGTTGACATTGGCTCCGGTCCTACAATATACCAGTTGTTGAGCGCCTTTGAGCATTTTCAGGAGGTGATTATGACGGACTATTTGGAGGTGAATCGCCAAGAACTGAAGATGTGGCTAAGTAATGAACCAGGGGCGTTTGACTGGAGTCCCTACTTCAAACATGTCTGTAAGCTTGAGGGTAAAGG AGAGCCCTGGAAAGATAAGCAGAAACGACTTCGGGAACATGTCTCACGGGTGATCCCAGTGGATGTCCACCAGCCTCGTCCTCTAGGAGGAGAACTGCTCAGTGGGTCAGTCGACTGCTTGGTATCTTCTTTCTGTCTTGAGGCTTGCAGTCCCAACCTTGAGGCTTTTCAAAAGGCACTTGAACATGTTATTGGGCTCCTGAAGCCCAAGGGACACTTTTTATGGATAGGGGCTTTAGAGGAGTCCTACTACTTAGCTGGTGAAGCTCGCTTGAATGTCGTACCTGTCACCGAAGACATCGTGAAGAAGGCACTGCACACGGCAAAGTGCGTTGTTAGGGAATTTTCCACCTATTCCATGACGCCTAGTATGAAAGTTGGTGTAGATGATGTAAGTGGGATATTTTTTGTTTGGGCTCAAAAAGATGATCCTAAGTGA